From a region of the Dictyostelium discoideum AX4 chromosome 2 chromosome, whole genome shotgun sequence genome:
- the cycB gene encoding G2/M-specific cyclinB, with protein sequence MSTINNPLNIKTRSHSSMGGGMIMDENKVPKSSIGMDKKIGGTTGLKSHRGALSDLTNNTHQTTGMATKTVQLSNNNIIMPQPTNTRNNIITRSKSIIDNGASLRNSALISGVLPNANGPVNKVQKRDIQSMEMMNNIPQQPVMIDDVDNDTNMIQEEQMVIDITEVPENIDIYDSHDPQCVGEYVNEIFAYYREKEQIDKIDKDYIKNQYHINERMRAILVDWMMAVHVRFKLLSETFFLSVNIVDRYLAKVMIPVTKLQLVGITAILLACKYEEIYSPQIKDFVHTSDDACTHAEVIDMERQILSTLQFHMSVATPLHFLRRFSKAAGSDSRTHSLSKYLSELSMVEYRMVQFVPSMIAAASIYVARRMTMKSGPYWNVTLEYYTCYKESEILQCAQELKEVRKRADTSNLKATRKKYLSSKLMEVAAIPVVEF encoded by the exons atgtcaacaattaataaccctctaaatattaaaacaagaTCACATTCATCAATGGGTGGAGGTATGATTATGGATGAAAACAAAGTAccaaaatcatcaattgGTATGGATAAGAAAATTGGTGGTACAACTGGATTAAAATCACACAGAGGTGCCCTTTCtgatttaacaaataatacacATCAAACAACTGGAATGGCAACTAAAACTGTACAATtgtcaaataataatattattatg CCACAACCAACAAATACTAGAAATAACATTATTACAagatcaaaatcaattattgataatggtgCAAGTTTACGTAATTCAGCATTAATTAGTGGAGTTTTACCAAATGCCAATGGACCAGTAAATAAAGTACAAAAGAGAGATATTCAATCAATGGAAATGATGAATAATATTCCCCAACAACCAGTTATGATTGACGATGTTGATAACGATACCAATATGATTCAAGAGGAACAAATGGTCATTGACATTACAGAGGTACCAGAGAATATCGATATCTATGATAGCCACGATCCACAATGTGTTGGTGAATAtgttaatgaaattttcGCATACTACCGTGAGAAGGAGCAAATCGATAAGATTGACAAAGACTATATAAAGAATCAATACCATATCAATGAACGTATGCGTGCAATCCTCGTCGATTGGATGATGGCTGTTCATGTCCGTTTCAAGTTGTTATCTGAAACTTTCTTCCTCTCTGTCAATATCGTCGATCGTTATCTCGCTAAAGTAATGATTCCAGTCACTAAACTCCAATTGGTTGGTATTACCGCCATTTTGTTAGCTTGTAAATATGAAGAGATCTACAGTCCACAAATCAAGGATTTCGTTCATACATCCGATGATGCCTGCACCCACGCCGAGGTTATCGACATGGAAAGACAAATCCTCTCAACTTTGCAATTCCACATGTCTGTCGCCACTCCTTTACACTTTTTACGTCGTTTCTCAAAGGCTGCTGGATCAGACTCTCGTACTCATTCACTCAGTAAATACCTCTCTGAACTCTCAATGGTTGAATACAGAATGGTTCAATTCGTTCCATCAATGATTGCCGCCGCTTCAATCTATGTCGCTCGTCGTATGACCATGAAGTCTGGTCCATACTGGAATGTAACACTTGAATATTACACTTGTTACAAGGAGTCTGAAATCTTACAATGTGCTCAAGAACTCAAAGAAGTTAGAAAGAGAGCTGACACCTCTAACCTTAAAGCCACAAGAAAGAAATACTTGTCTTCAAAGTTAATGGAAGTCGCTGCAATTCCAgttgttgaattttaa